Proteins encoded in a region of the Diospyros lotus cultivar Yz01 chromosome 9, ASM1463336v1, whole genome shotgun sequence genome:
- the LOC127809684 gene encoding E3 ubiquitin-protein ligase AIRP2-like isoform X1 → MWQKKPHKSSYRESIKTLEADIRHANTLAASLPRDGDGDCIQMKLSYSPFAPFLIFLIEWMDCSCTDTLPGYLGLLHILVYKVYVDGMPTMSSNDRKASLREFYAVIYPSLRQLGGYITQLVEGDSSYSTISSEISSGKVIEDKRRSPLGNDLERDDECGICMETCTKMVLPDCGHSMCNSCFLDCRNLRSQSCPFCRGCLKRISSRDLWVLISSDDVIDIITLAKEDLGRFYSYIDNLPLMVLDTHLFLYDYLI, encoded by the exons ATGTGGCAGAAAAAGCCCCACAAATCTTCTTATAGAGAATCCATCAAAACACTAGAAGCTGATATTCGACATGCCAATACCCT GGCGGCTTCTCTACCAAGGGATGGTGATGGAGATTGTATTCAGATGAAATTGTCTTACAGCCCCTTTGCTCCCTTCTTGATATTTTTGATAGAATGGATGGATTGCAGTTGTACAGATACTCTCCCAGGTTATTTAGGCCTTCTTCACATACTTGTATACAAG gtatatgttgatggaatgcCAACAATGTCCTCAAATGACAGGAAGGCCTCTCTACGAGAATTTTATG CTGTTATATATCCTTCGCTTAGGCAACTGGGCGGGTACATTACGCAATTGGTGGAAGGTGATAGTAGTTACAGTACTATATCCTCTGAAATTTCAAGTGGAAAAGTAATAGAAGACAAGAGGAGGAGTCCTTTGGGTAATGACCTTGAAAGAGACGATGAATGTGGGATATGCATGGAAACCTGCACCAAGATGGTGCTACCAGATTGTGGTCACTCCATGTGCAACAGCTGCTTCCTCGACTG CAGGAACTTGAGATCTCAGTCATGCCCTTTTTGTCGGGGCTGCCTGAAGAGAATTAGCTCTCGAGATTTATGGGTTCTCATCAGCAGTGATGATGTGATCGACATTATTACTCTAGCGAAGGAGGACCTTGGGCGCTTCTACAGTTATATTGACAACCTGCCACTCATGGTGCTGGATACCCATTTGTTTCTATACGACTACCTGATCTAA
- the LOC127809684 gene encoding E3 ubiquitin-protein ligase AIRP2-like isoform X2 yields MWQKKPHKSSYRESIKTLEADIRHANTLAASLPRDGDGDCIQMKLSYSPFAPFLIFLIEWMDCSCTDTLPGYLGLLHILVYKVYVDGMPTMSSNDRKASLREFYAVIYPSLRQLGGYITQLVEGDSSYSTISSEISSGKVIEDKRRSPLGNDLERDDECGICMETCTKMVLPDCGHSMCNSCFLDWNLRSQSCPFCRGCLKRISSRDLWVLISSDDVIDIITLAKEDLGRFYSYIDNLPLMVLDTHLFLYDYLI; encoded by the exons ATGTGGCAGAAAAAGCCCCACAAATCTTCTTATAGAGAATCCATCAAAACACTAGAAGCTGATATTCGACATGCCAATACCCT GGCGGCTTCTCTACCAAGGGATGGTGATGGAGATTGTATTCAGATGAAATTGTCTTACAGCCCCTTTGCTCCCTTCTTGATATTTTTGATAGAATGGATGGATTGCAGTTGTACAGATACTCTCCCAGGTTATTTAGGCCTTCTTCACATACTTGTATACAAG gtatatgttgatggaatgcCAACAATGTCCTCAAATGACAGGAAGGCCTCTCTACGAGAATTTTATG CTGTTATATATCCTTCGCTTAGGCAACTGGGCGGGTACATTACGCAATTGGTGGAAGGTGATAGTAGTTACAGTACTATATCCTCTGAAATTTCAAGTGGAAAAGTAATAGAAGACAAGAGGAGGAGTCCTTTGGGTAATGACCTTGAAAGAGACGATGAATGTGGGATATGCATGGAAACCTGCACCAAGATGGTGCTACCAGATTGTGGTCACTCCATGTGCAACAGCTGCTTCCTCGACTG GAACTTGAGATCTCAGTCATGCCCTTTTTGTCGGGGCTGCCTGAAGAGAATTAGCTCTCGAGATTTATGGGTTCTCATCAGCAGTGATGATGTGATCGACATTATTACTCTAGCGAAGGAGGACCTTGGGCGCTTCTACAGTTATATTGACAACCTGCCACTCATGGTGCTGGATACCCATTTGTTTCTATACGACTACCTGATCTAA
- the LOC127809685 gene encoding E3 ubiquitin-protein ligase AIRP2-like, which translates to MEMMYYQFPRFSYQDSLKILEADIQHANALAAAIPKAKGRARLQMKLVYNQLAPLFLFLLQWMDCSCTCLLPRYLNLFHILVYKVYTDGRPNISAHGRKATIRDFYAIILPSLRRLHDDLMELGNPKDENPGMNVIGKKKLEGGAGFSNIDLEREDECGICLEHCTKMVLPNCCHAMCINCYRDWNTRSESCPFCRGSIKRVKSRDLWVLTCSDDVVDAETVCKEDLLSFYRYISSLPKDSSEALFVMHYEYLL; encoded by the exons ATGGAGATGATGTATTACCAGTTTCCCAGATTTTCTTACCAGGATTCTCTGAAAATCCTGGAAGCTGATATCCAGCATGCCAATGCTCT GGCTGCTGCAATTCCAAAAGCCAAAGGCCGTGCACGCCTTCAGATGAAATTGGTTTACAATCAGTTGGCACCACTCTTCTTGTTTTTGCTCCAGTGGATGGATTGTTCCTGCACTTGTCTGCTCCCAAGATATTTGAATCTTTTCCACATACTTGTTTACAAG GTGTACACGGATGGGAGACCAAACATTTCCGCACATGGAAGGAAAGCTACAATTAGGGACTTCTATG CTATTATCTTGCCATCTCTTCGGCGGCTGCATGATGATCTGATGGAGTTGGGCAATCCTAAAGATGAGAATCCCGGAATGAATGTCATTGGCAAGAAGAAACTGGAAGGCGGTGCTGGGTTTTCCAACATTGACTTGGAAAGAGAAGATGAATGTGGGATTTGCTTGGAGCATTGCACCAAAATGGTCTTGCCTAATTGCTGCCATGCAATGTGCATCAACTGTTACCGCGATTG GAACACAAGGTCGGAGTCCTGCCCCTTTTGTCGTGGCAGCATAAAGCGAGTCAAATCGCGAGACTTATGGGTCCTTACATGCAGTGATGATGTAGTCGATGCTGAAACAGTTTGCAAGGAGGACTTGCTGAGTTTCTATCGCTATATCAGCAGCTTGCCAAAAGATTCCTCAGAGGCCTTATTTGTGATGCACTACGAATACCTACTTTAA